One Dama dama isolate Ldn47 chromosome 16, ASM3311817v1, whole genome shotgun sequence DNA window includes the following coding sequences:
- the SFTPC gene encoding pulmonary surfactant-associated protein C isoform X1: MDVGSKEVLMESPPDYSAVPGGRLRIPCCPVNIKRLLIVVVVVVLVVVVVVGALLMGLHMSQKHTEMVLEMSIAGPEAQQRLALSERVGTSATFSIGSTGTVVYDYQRLLIAYKPAPGTCCYIMKMAPQSIPSLEALTRKLQNLQLPTRCSFQAKPPAPSSKLGPEQGHDASSAFSGDLAFLGRTVSTLCGEVPLYYI, from the exons ATGGATGTGGGCAGCAAAGAGGTCTTGATGGAGAGCCCGCCG GACTACTCAGCAGTCCCCGGGGGCCGGCTCCGCATCCCCTGCTGTCCCGTGAACATCAAACGCCTTCTCATCGTGGTCGTGGTTGTGGTCCTTGTCGTCGTGGTGGTGGTAGGGGCCCTGCTCATGGGTCTTCACATGAGCCAGAAACATACAGAGATG GTTCTAGAGATGAGCATCGCAGGCCCGGAGGCACAGCAGCGCCTGGCCCTGAGTGAGCGCGTGGGAACCTCTGCCACTTTCTCCATTGGCTCCACCGGTACCGTGGTGTATGACTACCAGCGG CTCCTGATTGCCTACAAGCCAGCCCCCGGAACCTGCTGCTACATCATGAAGATGGCTCCGCAGAGCATCCCAAGTCTCGAGGCTCTCACTAGAAAATTGCAGAATCTCCAG CTCCCAACCAGATGCTCTTTCCAGGCCAAGCCCCCAGCGCCTTCCTCGAAGCTGGGCCCGGAGCAGGGCCATGACGCCAGCTCCGCATTCTCTGGGGACCTGGCCTTCCTGGGCAGGACCGTGAGCACCCTGTGTGGAGAGGTGCCCCTGTACTACATCTAG
- the SFTPC gene encoding pulmonary surfactant-associated protein C isoform X2, producing MDVGSKEVLMESPPDYSAVPGGRLRIPCCPVNIKRLLIVVVVVVLVVVVVVGALLMGLHMSQKHTEMVLEMSIAGPEAQQRLALSERVGTSATFSIGSTGTVVYDYQRLLIAYKPAPGTCCYIMKMAPQSIPSLEALTRKLQNLQAKPPAPSSKLGPEQGHDASSAFSGDLAFLGRTVSTLCGEVPLYYI from the exons ATGGATGTGGGCAGCAAAGAGGTCTTGATGGAGAGCCCGCCG GACTACTCAGCAGTCCCCGGGGGCCGGCTCCGCATCCCCTGCTGTCCCGTGAACATCAAACGCCTTCTCATCGTGGTCGTGGTTGTGGTCCTTGTCGTCGTGGTGGTGGTAGGGGCCCTGCTCATGGGTCTTCACATGAGCCAGAAACATACAGAGATG GTTCTAGAGATGAGCATCGCAGGCCCGGAGGCACAGCAGCGCCTGGCCCTGAGTGAGCGCGTGGGAACCTCTGCCACTTTCTCCATTGGCTCCACCGGTACCGTGGTGTATGACTACCAGCGG CTCCTGATTGCCTACAAGCCAGCCCCCGGAACCTGCTGCTACATCATGAAGATGGCTCCGCAGAGCATCCCAAGTCTCGAGGCTCTCACTAGAAAATTGCAGAATCTCCAG GCCAAGCCCCCAGCGCCTTCCTCGAAGCTGGGCCCGGAGCAGGGCCATGACGCCAGCTCCGCATTCTCTGGGGACCTGGCCTTCCTGGGCAGGACCGTGAGCACCCTGTGTGGAGAGGTGCCCCTGTACTACATCTAG
- the SFTPC gene encoding pulmonary surfactant-associated protein C isoform X3 — MDVGSKEVLMESPPVLEMSIAGPEAQQRLALSERVGTSATFSIGSTGTVVYDYQRLLIAYKPAPGTCCYIMKMAPQSIPSLEALTRKLQNLQLPTRCSFQAKPPAPSSKLGPEQGHDASSAFSGDLAFLGRTVSTLCGEVPLYYI, encoded by the exons ATGGATGTGGGCAGCAAAGAGGTCTTGATGGAGAGCCCGCCG GTTCTAGAGATGAGCATCGCAGGCCCGGAGGCACAGCAGCGCCTGGCCCTGAGTGAGCGCGTGGGAACCTCTGCCACTTTCTCCATTGGCTCCACCGGTACCGTGGTGTATGACTACCAGCGG CTCCTGATTGCCTACAAGCCAGCCCCCGGAACCTGCTGCTACATCATGAAGATGGCTCCGCAGAGCATCCCAAGTCTCGAGGCTCTCACTAGAAAATTGCAGAATCTCCAG CTCCCAACCAGATGCTCTTTCCAGGCCAAGCCCCCAGCGCCTTCCTCGAAGCTGGGCCCGGAGCAGGGCCATGACGCCAGCTCCGCATTCTCTGGGGACCTGGCCTTCCTGGGCAGGACCGTGAGCACCCTGTGTGGAGAGGTGCCCCTGTACTACATCTAG